The Chryseobacterium nakagawai genome has a segment encoding these proteins:
- a CDS encoding alpha/beta fold hydrolase — protein MKKLSVLSFILAVSAFNAQVISGTIISKNENQPVPYVKIGVEKKTTGTISDGRGNFSIDLTGLDPQQKVKIEVPGYELYEESVQNFKTHDLQKIFLNEKTKTIKEIAIKPKKLVDKNWGVTTKTKNVLYFVNPAGNKAGFLGETALQFNTKKRSKIKNINLNIAKYSSTEPVLMRYSIYSEKDGFPDKNILDEEITVQLTEDMIKDGTYTLDVNDHNIWVKGKFFVGINFLKEFSGYIKISAALFKTGFIREFYGDWKKMTIAAPAINIDVKMDKNGKDTKDDDGGYADDDDVSQSWMIDNSKNIEEANQSIYGKNDPAGKYLKLKDTDLYYEVYGEGEPLVLLHGNSGSIKDFYQQIPVLSKQYKVIGVDTRGQGKSKDTSKRDFTYKVFADDVKALADELKLDKINIVGWSDGGNTGLEFALKYPERLNKLVTIGANAFPEGVEDKLIERFTNQMKQLNEMVPEEAFGERRLLKIMLTQPNIGKNDLNKIKSPVLVIAGDRDVIKPEHTVFISKQIPNAEMKIYKETTHMVPYEKPDQLNADILSFLGKNK, from the coding sequence ATGAAAAAACTTAGCGTTTTATCCTTTATTCTAGCGGTTTCAGCCTTCAACGCACAGGTGATTTCCGGAACCATTATATCCAAAAATGAAAACCAGCCTGTTCCTTATGTGAAAATCGGGGTTGAAAAAAAGACTACTGGAACCATTTCAGATGGAAGAGGAAATTTTTCAATAGATCTTACGGGATTAGATCCGCAGCAAAAGGTGAAAATAGAAGTGCCGGGGTATGAGCTGTATGAGGAATCCGTGCAGAATTTTAAAACACATGATCTCCAGAAAATATTTCTAAATGAGAAAACCAAAACGATCAAAGAGATCGCCATTAAGCCTAAAAAACTAGTAGACAAAAACTGGGGGGTCACTACGAAAACCAAAAATGTTTTATATTTTGTTAATCCAGCGGGGAATAAAGCGGGCTTCCTGGGAGAAACTGCTTTGCAATTTAATACAAAGAAAAGATCTAAGATCAAGAATATTAATCTGAATATTGCTAAATATTCTTCCACAGAACCTGTTTTGATGCGTTATAGTATTTATAGTGAAAAAGATGGTTTCCCGGATAAAAATATTTTGGACGAAGAAATAACAGTGCAGCTTACTGAGGATATGATTAAAGACGGAACGTATACACTCGATGTGAATGACCATAATATTTGGGTGAAAGGCAAGTTCTTTGTAGGGATTAATTTTTTAAAAGAATTTAGCGGATACATTAAAATAAGTGCTGCATTGTTTAAGACAGGGTTCATCAGGGAGTTTTATGGAGATTGGAAAAAAATGACAATTGCTGCACCCGCCATTAATATTGATGTAAAAATGGATAAAAACGGAAAAGATACTAAAGATGATGATGGTGGTTATGCAGATGATGATGACGTCTCTCAGAGTTGGATGATTGATAATTCAAAAAATATAGAGGAAGCCAATCAGTCTATCTATGGTAAAAATGATCCTGCTGGAAAATACCTGAAACTGAAAGATACCGATCTTTATTATGAAGTGTATGGAGAAGGTGAACCTTTAGTATTGCTTCACGGAAACTCAGGGAGTATCAAAGATTTTTATCAGCAAATTCCTGTTCTGTCTAAACAATATAAAGTGATTGGAGTAGATACAAGAGGGCAGGGAAAAAGTAAAGATACCTCCAAAAGAGATTTTACCTATAAAGTGTTTGCCGATGATGTAAAAGCGTTGGCAGATGAGCTAAAACTAGATAAGATAAATATAGTTGGCTGGAGTGATGGTGGAAATACAGGACTTGAATTTGCCTTGAAATATCCAGAACGTCTTAATAAACTTGTAACCATCGGAGCTAATGCTTTTCCTGAAGGAGTGGAAGATAAACTTATCGAACGATTTACCAATCAGATGAAACAGTTGAATGAGATGGTACCTGAAGAAGCATTTGGAGAACGCAGGCTTTTAAAGATCATGCTTACGCAGCCTAATATCGGTAAAAATGATTTAAATAAAATAAAAAGCCCGGTATTGGTTATTGCCGGAGACAGAGATGTAATTAAACCAGAACATACTGTATTCATTTCTAAACAGATTCCTAATGCTGAGATGAAAATCTATAAAGAGACTACCCATATGGTTCCTTATGAAAAGCCGGATCAGCTTAATGCAGACATTCTGAGTTTTCTTGGGAAAAATAAATAG
- a CDS encoding NAD(P)/FAD-dependent oxidoreductase, whose translation METREKIIIIGGGFAGLQLAKTLNNKNKKVIVLDRMNHHMFQPLFYQVASGRIEPSNISFPFRKIFQQSRNTQFRMTDVKEIDTANNKVITDEAEFTYDKLIIATGCKTNFFGNKELEGKAFGMKNTQEAISIRNHVLMTFEKLIIEKSRSDDGNWNIVIVGSGPTGVELAGAFAEMKKDILPRDYPYMNFDHLKIILVSSTEKPLAVMSSEAQEKSEKYLKDLGVTFMSGEVVTDYDGDKVHLKSGKEIPSNNVIWAAGVTGNVIDGFPEENLVRNRYIVDRYNKIKGYDNVYAIGDIAYMETPKYPQGHPQVANVAINQAKNLGKNLLKKNAEEWKEYEYDDKGSLATIGKHRAVVDLPFIKFQGFLAWYFWMFLHLMLILSVRNKLAIFFNWMWSYINKDSSLRLIIIPTKKNGTLQ comes from the coding sequence ATGGAAACACGCGAAAAAATCATCATTATAGGAGGAGGATTTGCGGGGCTGCAGCTTGCAAAAACATTGAATAACAAGAACAAAAAGGTTATAGTTCTGGATCGGATGAACCATCATATGTTTCAGCCGCTTTTTTATCAGGTAGCCTCAGGAAGGATAGAACCTTCCAACATCTCTTTCCCTTTCAGAAAGATTTTTCAGCAATCCAGAAACACTCAGTTCCGGATGACGGATGTGAAGGAAATTGATACTGCCAACAATAAGGTCATTACAGATGAGGCAGAATTTACTTATGATAAACTTATCATTGCAACGGGATGTAAAACTAATTTTTTCGGTAATAAAGAACTTGAAGGAAAAGCTTTCGGAATGAAGAATACTCAGGAAGCAATCAGTATCAGGAATCACGTTCTGATGACCTTTGAAAAACTGATCATTGAAAAAAGTCGAAGCGATGATGGAAACTGGAATATCGTTATTGTAGGAAGCGGACCAACCGGTGTAGAGCTGGCAGGTGCTTTTGCGGAAATGAAAAAAGATATTCTTCCAAGAGATTACCCTTATATGAATTTCGATCATCTGAAGATCATTCTTGTAAGTTCTACAGAAAAACCACTTGCTGTAATGAGTAGTGAAGCGCAGGAGAAATCTGAAAAATATCTTAAAGACCTGGGAGTAACCTTTATGAGTGGAGAAGTGGTTACAGATTATGATGGGGATAAAGTACATTTGAAAAGTGGAAAAGAAATACCATCCAATAATGTAATCTGGGCTGCAGGAGTTACAGGAAATGTAATTGACGGTTTCCCTGAAGAAAACTTAGTAAGAAACAGATATATCGTTGACCGATACAACAAAATAAAAGGGTATGATAATGTGTATGCAATTGGTGATATTGCCTATATGGAAACTCCTAAATATCCACAGGGACATCCGCAGGTAGCCAACGTAGCTATTAATCAGGCCAAAAATTTAGGGAAAAACCTATTGAAGAAAAATGCAGAGGAATGGAAAGAATATGAATACGATGACAAAGGTTCTTTGGCAACCATAGGGAAGCATAGAGCTGTTGTTGACCTTCCTTTCATCAAATTTCAGGGATTTTTAGCGTGGTATTTCTGGATGTTTCTCCATTTAATGCTAATTTTGAGCGTTCGAAATAAGCTGGCCATATTTTTCAACTGGATGTGGAGCTACATCAACAAGGATTCTTCCTTAAGATTAATTATTATACCTACAAAGAAAAACGGAACATTACAATGA
- the deoC gene encoding deoxyribose-phosphate aldolase — MNIAQYLDSTYLKTPEQSGISHEGTLQIDQQLAQEAIDNGIFAVMIRPDYVAEIKKYIQERNSNVAVGTVIGFHEGTYSVEEKLAEGLKAIEDGADELDFVINYDAYLQGNIELVKEEFVKCTKLALEHHKIVKWIIEIAALTDLQIADLTKNISNWAEENFLASDLPHIFVKSSTGFYQTTDGKPNGATFEGIKIMLDNAGKLPVKAAGGVRTPEDAEKMITMGVKRIGTSSALALIKNETSSGGY, encoded by the coding sequence ATGAACATAGCCCAATATTTGGATTCAACTTACTTGAAGACCCCGGAACAATCAGGTATTTCACATGAAGGAACCCTTCAGATTGATCAACAACTTGCTCAGGAAGCCATTGATAATGGTATTTTTGCAGTAATGATTCGTCCGGATTATGTAGCAGAGATTAAAAAATATATTCAGGAGAGAAATTCAAATGTTGCAGTAGGAACTGTAATAGGATTCCATGAAGGAACCTATTCGGTAGAAGAAAAGCTTGCAGAAGGGTTAAAAGCTATTGAAGATGGAGCTGATGAATTGGATTTTGTCATTAATTACGATGCCTATCTTCAGGGAAATATAGAGTTGGTAAAAGAAGAATTTGTGAAATGTACAAAGCTGGCTTTAGAACACCATAAAATTGTAAAATGGATCATTGAAATTGCCGCTTTAACTGATTTACAAATTGCAGATCTTACCAAAAATATTTCGAACTGGGCAGAAGAGAATTTCTTAGCTAGCGATTTACCTCATATTTTTGTTAAATCATCAACTGGGTTTTATCAAACTACAGATGGAAAGCCAAATGGAGCAACATTTGAAGGAATAAAAATTATGTTGGATAACGCTGGGAAACTTCCTGTAAAAGCAGCGGGTGGAGTAAGAACTCCTGAAGATGCTGAAAAAATGATTACTATGGGAGTGAAAAGAATTGGAACTTCATCAGCATTAGCATTAATTAAAAATGAAACTTCATCAGGCGGATACTAA
- a CDS encoding Lrp/AsnC ligand binding domain-containing protein, producing MKNSSNTSYHLDSIDKEIIYMLMDNAKTSLAHISKNVGISTTAVHQRIKKLEHAGVIENSISFLNPKKIGYKVISYIGVFLDQPSHYPEVVKSLHDINEVVEAHYTTGNYTIFLKVLCKDNDHLMQILSKLQKLKGVTRTETFISLEQGIYRQLKV from the coding sequence ATGAAAAATTCGAGCAACACAAGTTATCATTTAGATTCCATCGACAAGGAAATTATTTACATGTTGATGGACAATGCTAAAACTTCTTTAGCGCACATTTCAAAGAACGTTGGGATCTCTACAACAGCGGTACATCAAAGAATTAAAAAGCTGGAACATGCAGGAGTTATTGAAAATTCAATTTCATTCCTTAATCCTAAAAAAATCGGATACAAGGTGATTTCTTATATCGGAGTGTTTTTGGATCAGCCAAGTCATTATCCTGAAGTGGTAAAATCTTTGCACGATATCAACGAAGTAGTAGAAGCTCACTATACAACCGGAAATTATACAATATTTCTGAAAGTTCTTTGTAAAGATAATGACCATTTGATGCAAATCCTTAGCAAACTCCAAAAATTAAAAGGAGTAACAAGAACAGAAACTTTTATATCTTTGGAACAAGGTATTTACAGACAATTGAAAGTATAA
- a CDS encoding glycoside hydrolase family 25 protein: protein MTPKKYTKKTAKQIHKNRRNSYFFRRRVILAILIIALIGTGFYLKQSVSYYYALYFNKFIHKKLHNSERESSRIQRILANNLDKTYGFDVSHYQNKEDIKWDSLSIGNKTIPLEFVVMRATMGNKSADKHFDEFWEMAKKHNLIRGAYHFYRADEDPVIQANNFLANVKLESGDLPPILDIEKIPKRKTNKKLVEDLKVWCKIIEETYGEKPIIYTYYHYYKDFLKGEFKDYPLWLANYNDVPTPSPDDQWDFWQFTENGIVHGINTKVDLDIYNGNSWSLKRLTLD from the coding sequence ATGACACCAAAGAAGTACACCAAAAAAACTGCCAAACAGATTCATAAGAACAGACGGAACAGCTATTTTTTCCGTCGAAGGGTGATATTAGCCATCTTAATTATAGCTTTAATTGGTACCGGGTTTTACCTTAAGCAATCCGTAAGCTACTATTATGCCTTGTACTTTAATAAGTTTATCCATAAAAAACTTCACAACAGCGAAAGAGAAAGCTCAAGAATCCAAAGAATATTAGCCAATAATCTTGATAAAACTTACGGTTTTGATGTTTCCCATTATCAAAACAAAGAAGACATCAAATGGGACAGCCTCAGCATCGGTAACAAAACCATTCCTCTGGAATTTGTGGTAATGCGTGCTACTATGGGAAATAAAAGTGCGGATAAACATTTTGATGAGTTTTGGGAAATGGCTAAAAAGCATAACCTGATCCGGGGTGCTTATCATTTTTACAGGGCTGATGAAGACCCGGTGATTCAGGCGAATAATTTTTTAGCGAATGTAAAACTGGAAAGTGGAGATCTTCCTCCTATTCTGGATATTGAAAAAATTCCGAAACGGAAAACGAATAAAAAATTAGTGGAAGATCTGAAAGTATGGTGTAAAATTATAGAAGAAACCTATGGTGAGAAGCCTATCATTTACACTTACTACCATTATTATAAAGATTTTCTGAAGGGCGAATTTAAAGATTACCCCTTATGGCTAGCCAATTACAATGATGTTCCTACTCCATCTCCTGATGATCAGTGGGATTTCTGGCAATTTACAGAAAACGGAATTGTCCACGGAATTAATACGAAGGTAGATCTTGATATTTACAATGGTAATTCATGGTCACTGAAAAGACTGACATTGGATTGA
- a CDS encoding T9SS type A sorting domain-containing protein, with the protein MRKILLCLLTSIAASHIDAQISLSATSGTATGTYTTLLNAFEAINAGTHQGAITINITANVTETATAVLNVSGGVSNYTSVLIKPAAGVDATISGSNATGIIKINGGDNVTIDGSNNGTSSRNLTITNTYTAVTGTSPTVIMVTSTTTDGSDNFTIKNTNVAGSSPSGTVGAIIVAGSTLAAAEVPNNNFTAINNSFIRAQNGIFIIGNNTTTDTGHVVKNNVFGSTVVADKMLFRGIAIQNSQNFEISGNTITGVVLGTTSSSLATGILIGANIMNGKVFNNKISDVRSTNTLGYGAAGIYVNSANAASNILIYNNSISGVAGYGYNSGGAAVDNGNGIAINNGGGFKIYYNTVVMNTSQNVAGRPAAFNVSSTVTAPGAIDLRNNIFVNSQTQTGEKYVIYSNAANTVFSNINNNNYYSSGSNLGYIGGAAKATLADIQTGFGSNTNSLNLLPVFVSGTDFHLSNTGNNALDNKGTPVAEVTLDADGNTRNATTPDLGAFEFTAQILAVNEITKKKINFYPNPVVDYLTINNDGKINDVEIYNISGQRLIAEEVNTEKASVDMRKVPAGAYILKVNTEKGSESIKIIKK; encoded by the coding sequence ATGAGAAAAATTTTACTTTGTTTACTAACAAGCATTGCAGCATCACATATTGATGCACAGATTAGTTTGTCTGCTACTTCAGGGACAGCAACAGGAACCTATACTACATTATTGAACGCATTTGAAGCGATTAATGCAGGAACACACCAAGGAGCAATAACAATTAATATTACAGCAAATGTAACAGAAACCGCAACTGCTGTTTTGAATGTAAGTGGAGGAGTATCCAATTATACTTCTGTTTTAATAAAACCAGCAGCTGGAGTTGATGCAACAATTTCAGGCTCAAATGCGACTGGAATTATTAAGATAAATGGAGGAGATAATGTAACAATTGACGGAAGTAATAACGGAACTTCTTCCAGAAACCTTACCATTACCAATACTTATACAGCCGTTACTGGAACTTCTCCTACTGTTATTATGGTTACCAGTACTACTACAGATGGAAGTGATAATTTTACTATTAAAAATACAAATGTAGCGGGGTCGTCCCCTTCTGGAACGGTTGGAGCTATTATTGTGGCAGGATCTACGTTAGCTGCTGCAGAGGTTCCAAATAATAATTTTACAGCGATTAATAACTCTTTTATAAGAGCTCAGAATGGTATTTTTATTATAGGCAATAATACTACAACAGATACAGGGCATGTTGTTAAGAACAATGTTTTCGGATCTACGGTAGTTGCTGATAAGATGTTGTTTAGAGGAATTGCAATACAGAATTCTCAAAATTTTGAAATCAGTGGAAATACTATTACAGGAGTAGTATTAGGGACAACCTCTAGTAGTCTTGCCACAGGTATTTTGATTGGTGCCAATATTATGAATGGTAAGGTATTCAACAATAAAATTTCAGATGTTAGAAGTACAAATACACTGGGCTATGGAGCTGCTGGTATTTATGTGAACTCAGCAAATGCTGCTTCCAATATTTTAATATATAATAATAGTATAAGTGGAGTAGCGGGATATGGTTATAATAGTGGAGGGGCAGCTGTTGATAATGGAAATGGTATTGCTATTAATAATGGCGGTGGTTTTAAGATTTACTACAATACTGTGGTAATGAATACAAGCCAAAATGTAGCAGGAAGGCCTGCCGCATTTAATGTTTCGTCTACAGTAACTGCGCCCGGTGCTATAGATTTGAGAAATAATATCTTTGTAAATTCACAAACACAGACAGGTGAGAAATATGTAATCTATTCTAATGCGGCTAATACTGTATTCTCTAATATTAATAATAACAATTATTATTCTTCAGGAAGTAATTTAGGATATATTGGAGGGGCAGCAAAAGCTACTCTGGCAGATATTCAAACTGGTTTTGGATCAAACACAAATTCTCTGAACCTCCTTCCTGTATTTGTATCTGGTACAGATTTCCATCTGTCTAATACTGGAAACAATGCCCTAGACAATAAAGGAACACCGGTTGCTGAAGTAACATTAGATGCTGATGGTAATACAAGAAATGCCACCACCCCTGATTTGGGAGCATTCGAATTTACAGCACAAATACTGGCGGTAAATGAGATAACTAAAAAGAAAATAAACTTTTATCCAAATCCTGTTGTTGATTATCTTACGATTAACAATGATGGAAAGATAAATGATGTTGAAATATACAATATTTCAGGGCAAAGGCTGATTGCCGAAGAAGTAAATACTGAAAAAGCATCAGTAGATATGAGAAAAGTGCCAGCTGGGGCTTATATCTTAAAAGTAAATACAGAAAAAGGATCAGAATCTATCAAGATTATCAAAAAATAG
- a CDS encoding 5' nucleotidase, NT5C type, with protein MKKVIVDMDGVMADVYHQLIQFEKRDTGREVELNGIAGKPELEAFPNGKQHVNEVGFFRTLPVMKGSREAVEYLNNKYELYIVSAGMEFPNSLREKYDWLAEHFPFITWEQIVLCGSKKVVSGDVMIDDYPKNLDHFSGQRLIFTQPHNELIENETYKRVNSWEEIMEIL; from the coding sequence ATGAAAAAAGTGATTGTTGACATGGATGGGGTGATGGCAGATGTATATCATCAGCTGATTCAATTTGAAAAAAGAGATACAGGGAGAGAAGTTGAACTTAATGGAATAGCAGGAAAACCTGAACTGGAAGCTTTTCCTAATGGAAAGCAACATGTAAATGAAGTAGGGTTTTTCAGAACATTGCCTGTAATGAAAGGAAGTAGGGAAGCAGTAGAATACCTGAATAACAAATATGAATTGTACATTGTTTCTGCAGGAATGGAATTTCCCAATAGCCTAAGAGAAAAATATGACTGGCTGGCTGAGCATTTTCCGTTCATTACATGGGAGCAGATTGTTCTGTGTGGCAGCAAAAAAGTAGTATCGGGAGATGTAATGATTGATGATTATCCAAAGAATTTAGATCACTTTTCAGGACAGCGACTGATCTTTACCCAACCTCATAATGAACTGATCGAAAATGAAACCTATAAAAGGGTGAATTCATGGGAAGAAATTATGGAGATTTTGTAA
- the dusB gene encoding tRNA dihydrouridine synthase DusB, with amino-acid sequence MIKIGNIELPEFPLLLAPMEDVSDPPFRRLCKMHGADLMYSEFISSEGLIRDAIKSRKKLDIFDYERPVGIQIFGGDEEAMAMSARIVETVNPDLVDINFGCPVKKVVCKGAGAGVLKDIDLMVRLTKAVVSSTHLPVTVKTRLGWDSTCINIDEVAERLQETGIKALTIHARTRAQMYKGEADWEHISRIKQNPNIEIPIFGNGDIDSPEKALEYKQKYACDGIMIGRAAIGYPWIFNEIKHFFKTGERLPAPTISDRLLAVRQHAEWSAEWKGERLGLVEMRQHYSNYFRGIPHFKDFRKKFLEVFTLEEMNALIKETQQFYEEYQAQV; translated from the coding sequence ATGATAAAAATAGGCAACATAGAACTGCCGGAATTTCCACTTTTACTGGCTCCGATGGAAGACGTAAGTGATCCTCCGTTCAGACGTTTGTGTAAAATGCACGGTGCGGATTTAATGTATTCGGAATTTATTTCTTCCGAAGGATTAATTCGTGATGCGATCAAGAGCCGTAAAAAACTGGATATTTTCGATTATGAAAGACCAGTAGGGATACAAATATTCGGTGGTGACGAGGAAGCAATGGCCATGTCTGCGAGAATTGTTGAAACAGTGAATCCGGATTTGGTAGACATTAATTTTGGTTGCCCGGTAAAAAAAGTAGTTTGCAAAGGTGCCGGAGCTGGAGTTTTGAAAGATATTGACCTTATGGTTCGCCTTACCAAAGCTGTAGTGAGTTCCACTCATCTTCCTGTAACGGTTAAAACCCGTCTGGGATGGGACAGCACATGCATCAATATTGATGAAGTAGCAGAACGTCTACAGGAAACAGGAATAAAAGCTCTTACAATACATGCAAGAACCCGTGCTCAAATGTACAAAGGGGAAGCAGATTGGGAACATATTTCAAGAATCAAACAAAATCCTAATATTGAAATTCCAATTTTTGGAAATGGTGATATAGATTCCCCGGAAAAAGCGCTGGAATACAAACAGAAGTATGCCTGCGACGGAATCATGATCGGACGTGCAGCCATTGGATATCCTTGGATATTTAATGAGATCAAGCATTTCTTTAAAACAGGTGAGCGTTTGCCTGCTCCTACTATTTCAGACCGATTATTAGCAGTTCGCCAGCATGCTGAATGGAGTGCAGAATGGAAGGGGGAAAGATTAGGACTGGTGGAAATGAGACAACATTATAGTAACTATTTCAGAGGTATTCCTCACTTTAAGGACTTCAGAAAAAAATTCCTTGAAGTTTTCACCTTAGAAGAAATGAATGCTCTAATTAAAGAGACCCAACAATTCTACGAAGAATATCAGGCTCAGGTATAA
- a CDS encoding endonuclease/exonuclease/phosphatase family protein has protein sequence MELFSFYNVENLFLPDPKPVHKLDPTMSGLRNWDERRYKNKLFKISHVFQLMKEENGVLPFIIGLSEVSGRKVLEDLVEMEPFNSEYGIVHYNSMDERKVDVAMLYNKNKVEVIDSETITFFFEITYKNTGNYDTTRDVLFSKIKYKGEIINVFIAHLPSKREKDVNKPKRAFILNEVRQRILKIIDTDKEHVILCGDFNENPDDENLVQILYNNEHEKVLMNPFQELFSTRNYSTFHYKSGLLYDQIMMSRSLLDNKTLAFQEAHVFNSEKISSRTRNFEGRPFRTYAGTRYLGGYSDHFPVFVKFKSLS, from the coding sequence ATGGAACTGTTCTCTTTTTATAATGTTGAAAATTTATTCTTACCAGATCCGAAACCTGTTCATAAATTAGATCCTACCATGTCAGGTTTAAGAAACTGGGATGAGAGAAGATATAAAAATAAACTTTTTAAAATCTCTCATGTATTTCAATTGATGAAGGAGGAAAATGGAGTACTGCCATTTATCATAGGATTATCAGAAGTTTCCGGAAGGAAAGTTTTAGAAGATCTTGTAGAAATGGAACCCTTTAATTCTGAATATGGAATTGTACACTACAATTCTATGGATGAAAGAAAAGTGGATGTGGCCATGTTATACAATAAAAATAAAGTAGAGGTTATAGATTCTGAAACCATTACTTTCTTTTTTGAAATAACTTATAAAAACACTGGAAATTACGACACAACCAGAGATGTACTTTTTTCAAAAATTAAATATAAAGGGGAAATTATTAATGTCTTTATCGCCCATCTTCCCTCTAAGCGCGAAAAAGATGTCAATAAGCCAAAAAGAGCTTTTATATTAAATGAGGTCCGGCAGCGGATTTTGAAAATTATTGATACTGATAAGGAACATGTCATATTGTGTGGTGATTTTAACGAAAACCCGGATGATGAAAATTTAGTGCAAATTCTCTATAACAATGAGCATGAGAAGGTTTTGATGAATCCTTTTCAGGAATTGTTTTCTACAAGAAATTATTCTACTTTTCATTATAAGTCTGGATTGTTGTACGATCAGATTATGATGTCGAGATCACTTCTCGACAATAAAACGCTGGCTTTTCAGGAAGCTCATGTGTTCAATTCTGAGAAAATTAGCAGCAGAACCAGAAATTTTGAAGGACGACCTTTCCGAACTTATGCCGGTACCCGGTATTTAGGCGGATACAGCGATCACTTCCCGGTTTTTGTAAAGTTTAAAAGCTTATCATAA
- the trmD gene encoding tRNA (guanosine(37)-N1)-methyltransferase TrmD codes for MRIDIISVLPELMESPFKTSILKRAMDKGLAEVHFHHLRDWAINKHKQIDDEPYGGGAGMVMLVEPLDKCISELKSQREYDEVIYLTPDGVTLNQKIANSLSIKDNLIFLCGHYKGIDQRVRDLHVTKEISIGDYVLTGGELAACVLADSIIRLLPGVLNDEQSALTDSFQDDLLSPPIYTRPESYKGLDVPKILLSGNFKKIEEWRHDEAVRITKEKRPDLL; via the coding sequence ATGAGAATTGATATCATAAGCGTACTTCCAGAATTGATGGAAAGTCCATTTAAAACCTCTATTTTAAAAAGAGCAATGGATAAAGGATTGGCAGAAGTACATTTTCATCATCTGAGAGACTGGGCAATCAATAAGCACAAACAAATTGATGATGAGCCTTACGGAGGTGGAGCAGGAATGGTCATGTTGGTAGAGCCGTTGGATAAATGTATCTCAGAACTTAAGTCTCAAAGAGAATATGATGAGGTAATTTATCTTACACCGGATGGAGTAACTCTAAACCAAAAAATAGCCAATTCTCTTTCTATAAAAGATAACCTGATCTTTCTTTGCGGACACTATAAAGGGATAGACCAAAGAGTGAGAGATCTACATGTTACCAAAGAAATATCGATTGGTGATTATGTCCTTACAGGAGGTGAACTTGCGGCATGTGTACTGGCTGATTCTATTATAAGATTACTGCCTGGAGTTTTAAATGATGAACAAAGTGCTTTAACAGATAGTTTTCAGGATGATCTTCTGTCACCACCAATCTACACTCGACCAGAAAGCTATAAAGGACTGGATGTTCCTAAGATTTTGTTAAGCGGGAATTTTAAAAAAATTGAAGAATGGCGTCATGATGAAGCAGTAAGGATTACCAAAGAAAAACGTCCTGATCTTCTTTAA